One part of the Chryseobacterium sp. 7 genome encodes these proteins:
- a CDS encoding BT4734/BF3469 family protein: MINKISHCINRTITGSFQNIGEVVEFIKSPPTEHLDLVQYARTLERGSEEYAAIKISKLPAVTINFSFSNGYIIGKNVSTPTGYLYIDVDGMTEQDLELNKAYVCAYWRSLSDTGLSLVVKVDGLTPDNFKTATEEIAKLLDIPYDKRAVSIDRLTVLSYDPNAYYNDNVEVFPIAEMIPMQSVELVQDSLTVDTEKSTQYNTIIKTISIGYDYIGYKLRFNNLDELLQHYDIVFDENGLYDFGRDNKLKYSLIYVPFRKIIEGERENILKSIAYQLIALNKTASKDLILKYLYAINYGKMSPPLENSEIETTVAKIYQNLNDVEPIPNAERRFLYDNSKNLTLTDKRRLNIKQIHKDRTNKTQFELLKIMKNWDIDLYGKMTIKKLAKVAIKDPKTVQTYYTKLKTEILQDFDEEQVQMAVTKKDCFKSLSK; this comes from the coding sequence ATGATTAACAAAATATCACATTGTATCAATCGTACAATTACTGGCTCATTCCAAAATATCGGAGAAGTCGTTGAATTTATCAAATCCCCGCCAACTGAACATTTGGATCTGGTGCAGTATGCCCGAACTTTAGAACGGGGTTCCGAGGAGTACGCAGCAATCAAGATAAGCAAACTTCCTGCGGTAACTATTAATTTTAGCTTCTCTAACGGCTATATCATAGGTAAGAATGTATCTACACCTACAGGATACCTGTATATAGATGTAGATGGCATGACTGAGCAGGATTTAGAGCTAAATAAAGCGTATGTATGTGCCTATTGGAGAAGTTTATCCGATACTGGACTGAGTTTAGTAGTAAAAGTAGACGGACTGACACCTGATAACTTCAAAACCGCTACTGAAGAGATTGCAAAGTTGCTGGATATACCTTATGATAAACGAGCAGTATCAATTGACAGATTGACAGTATTGTCATACGACCCGAATGCGTACTATAATGATAATGTAGAGGTATTTCCTATTGCGGAAATGATACCTATGCAGTCAGTAGAACTTGTGCAGGATAGTTTGACAGTAGATACAGAAAAAAGTACCCAATATAATACTATTATAAAAACTATTTCTATAGGGTATGATTATATTGGGTACAAATTAAGATTTAATAATTTAGATGAGTTACTGCAACACTATGATATTGTTTTTGATGAAAATGGTTTGTATGATTTTGGTAGAGATAACAAACTTAAATATTCATTAATATATGTGCCATTTAGAAAAATTATTGAAGGAGAAAGAGAAAATATCCTGAAAAGCATAGCATATCAGTTAATTGCTTTGAATAAAACAGCATCCAAAGATTTGATACTGAAATATCTGTACGCAATTAATTACGGCAAAATGAGTCCGCCCCTTGAAAACAGTGAAATTGAAACAACAGTAGCAAAGATTTATCAAAACTTAAATGATGTTGAGCCTATTCCAAATGCTGAAAGAAGATTTTTATATGATAATTCTAAGAACCTAACACTCACAGACAAAAGAAGATTAAATATAAAACAGATTCATAAGGACAGAACAAACAAAACTCAATTTGAACTTTTGAAAATAATGAAAAACTGGGACATTGATTTATATGGAAAAATGACAATAAAGAAATTGGCAAAAGTAGCTATCAAAGACCCAAAAACGGTTCAGACTTATTATACCAAATTAAAAACAGAGATTTTACAGGACTTTGATGAAGAACAAGTACAAATGGCGGTAACTAAAAAAGATTGTTTCAAAAGTTTATCGAAATGA
- a CDS encoding helix-turn-helix domain-containing protein, whose amino-acid sequence MIKGPNYKKMYTDMVLAKYPSKIELCGNILNKEYMSILDVITLNKLLFETDNEITNQKLRSYDKKTVLEILSYQKKNKLNNIQTAMHFKLSRNTITKWKKSFFVKE is encoded by the coding sequence ATGATAAAAGGACCAAATTATAAAAAGATGTATACAGATATGGTACTTGCTAAATATCCAAGTAAAATTGAGCTATGTGGCAATATCTTAAATAAAGAATATATGAGCATTCTTGATGTTATTACTTTAAATAAACTTTTATTTGAAACAGATAACGAAATCACGAATCAAAAATTGAGATCATATGATAAAAAAACGGTCTTGGAGATTCTTAGTTATCAGAAGAAAAATAAACTAAATAATATACAAACTGCAATGCATTTTAAATTAAGTCGTAATACAATTACTAAATGGAAGAAATCCTTTTTTGTAAAGGAATAA
- a CDS encoding helix-turn-helix domain-containing protein codes for MNKKKRDQPNYKNIYRDIILEKFPEKKDISKSILKKEELSILDIIKLNELISENSDKETAHFNQTLRSYDQSCIFEILDYQKKNKLNNTQLAQHFKLSRNTVAKWKKLFTSTYYEGNIYPKVKR; via the coding sequence ATGAATAAGAAAAAAAGAGATCAGCCAAACTATAAGAATATTTACAGGGATATTATTCTTGAAAAATTCCCGGAAAAGAAAGATATAAGTAAATCAATACTAAAAAAAGAAGAACTTTCTATTTTAGATATTATCAAACTTAACGAGTTAATTTCTGAAAACTCTGATAAAGAGACTGCACATTTTAATCAAACTCTTCGGTCCTATGACCAATCTTGTATTTTTGAAATTTTAGATTATCAAAAGAAAAATAAATTAAATAATACCCAATTAGCACAGCATTTTAAATTAAGCAGAAATACTGTTGCGAAATGGAAGAAATTATTTACGAGTACATATTATGAAGGCAATATCTATCCAAAAGTTAAGAGATAG
- a CDS encoding ParB/RepB/Spo0J family partition protein, translating to MSENDIKSLIDSFRPRPAVFMELSVDVIEGDPNQPRKAFGLGVGGDYNRLMKSISHYGIEDPIKVSEIEKGRFLIMDGHRRFACAKELELKTVPCRVYPKMSDGEFEARRFEMQNNRRSWKPMEKANAIHKIKIEYKDATKKEIADLLGISQVHLFHFTELRDMRMEYLELMSEYNMKEYQRIAFMQMLPKLRKIKQYEIDDIVKILFRKISDNVMYRASEFKDLAKIFYNASLHEEEILIFLTEPLNTVSELSERCQLSGFSSQIKMLIKELGSKKNQNVQLTDKESGLLGDLSRLLEAFV from the coding sequence ATGAGTGAAAATGATATAAAAAGTCTTATAGATTCGTTTAGACCAAGACCCGCAGTGTTTATGGAGTTATCAGTTGATGTTATCGAGGGAGACCCAAATCAACCCCGTAAGGCATTTGGATTAGGTGTTGGCGGTGATTATAACCGTCTTATGAAATCAATTTCTCATTACGGCATTGAAGACCCAATCAAAGTAAGCGAAATTGAAAAAGGACGTTTTTTAATAATGGATGGACATAGAAGATTTGCATGTGCAAAAGAATTAGAACTTAAAACGGTTCCTTGTCGTGTATACCCTAAAATGAGTGATGGCGAATTTGAAGCTCGCAGATTTGAAATGCAAAACAATCGCAGGAGTTGGAAACCAATGGAAAAAGCAAATGCTATTCATAAAATAAAAATAGAATATAAGGATGCTACCAAAAAAGAAATAGCTGATTTACTGGGTATATCACAGGTGCATTTGTTTCATTTTACAGAATTAAGAGATATGAGAATGGAATATTTAGAGTTAATGTCTGAATATAATATGAAAGAATATCAGCGTATTGCTTTTATGCAAATGCTCCCCAAGTTGAGAAAGATTAAGCAATATGAAATTGATGATATTGTGAAAATATTATTTAGAAAAATTAGTGATAATGTAATGTATAGAGCTTCTGAATTTAAAGACCTTGCTAAGATTTTTTACAATGCATCGCTTCACGAAGAAGAAATATTAATCTTTTTAACAGAGCCATTGAATACTGTTTCTGAACTATCTGAAAGGTGTCAATTGTCAGGGTTTTCAAGTCAAATTAAGATGTTAATAAAAGAATTAGGCTCAAAGAAGAATCAGAATGTTCAACTGACAGATAAAGAAAGTGGATTACTTGGAGACTTGAGCAGACTTTTGGAAGCTTTTGTATAA
- a CDS encoding DUF5131 family protein — protein sequence MSKSTIEWTSKTWNPTTGCTIFSKECDNCYAKTMSKRLQAMGQEKYSAGFDVFVEHLSELNEPYKWKEPSMVFVNSMSDLFHKECNIDFLKQIFEVMNKTPLHTYQVLTKRDVELLKLSPELNWTDNIWMGVSVGSVASVRKIERLRQCGAKHKFLSVEPLIEELPDLDLTGIDWVIVGGESGSVNIRPMEKEWVLKIKKNVKIKMFLFSSNSGGV from the coding sequence ATGAGTAAATCAACAATAGAATGGACATCTAAAACATGGAATCCAACAACAGGGTGTACCATTTTCTCGAAAGAATGTGATAATTGCTATGCTAAAACTATGTCCAAAAGATTACAAGCGATGGGACAGGAAAAGTACAGTGCTGGTTTTGATGTTTTCGTTGAACATCTAAGTGAATTGAATGAGCCATATAAATGGAAAGAACCAAGTATGGTATTTGTAAACAGTATGTCGGATCTTTTTCATAAGGAATGTAATATAGATTTTCTGAAGCAAATATTTGAGGTGATGAATAAAACCCCTCTACATACTTATCAGGTGCTTACTAAGAGGGATGTTGAGTTATTAAAATTATCTCCCGAATTAAATTGGACTGACAATATTTGGATGGGTGTTTCTGTAGGTAGTGTAGCAAGTGTGAGAAAAATAGAGCGATTAAGACAATGTGGGGCAAAACACAAGTTTTTATCTGTCGAGCCATTGATTGAGGAACTTCCAGACCTTGATTTAACAGGAATAGACTGGGTAATTGTTGGTGGTGAAAGTGGATCGGTCAACATACGACCTATGGAAAAAGAATGGGTACTCAAAATCAAAAAAAATGTGAAGATCAAAATGTTCCTTTTTTCTTCAAACAGTGGGGGAGTGTGA
- a CDS encoding helix-turn-helix domain-containing protein has product MSNIYLISKQKKFITYIIAFIISILIFYTAFFYYTKAYLEMMYCVIFILVISYSLFIISNFNFNFKATLKIGLIVFSLGQYPFVLFLWSYNSYLWYIPILIIIYRIYNYKVFSSIFLLLIAVIISTPFISDFSKLNLTVKLTEKADLFLKLSPLFFIIPQSLLIIYYFNLFSKLENQVTPSLLENNIVSNDNKPKENIDTEENFHENKKYHLLYQEIIEYFEKSKPYKASDFNIQSLAKALHTNTSYISRAINIKNEKGFKGLLNYYRIEQIKKDFMNNHQKKYTIKHIYTEAGFSHQASFNRIFKELEGMTPNEFIKDIKRRSRV; this is encoded by the coding sequence ATGAGTAATATTTATCTAATATCAAAACAAAAAAAATTTATCACATATATCATAGCATTTATAATAAGCATTCTTATTTTTTACACAGCCTTTTTTTACTATACAAAGGCATATTTAGAAATGATGTATTGCGTTATATTCATTTTAGTTATCAGTTATTCTTTATTCATCATCTCCAATTTTAACTTTAACTTTAAAGCAACTCTTAAAATAGGACTAATAGTATTTTCGCTAGGGCAATATCCTTTTGTTTTATTTTTATGGTCATACAATAGTTATTTATGGTATATTCCTATTTTGATTATTATATACAGAATATATAACTACAAAGTATTTTCCAGTATTTTTCTGCTTTTAATTGCAGTCATTATTTCAACCCCTTTTATTTCAGATTTTTCAAAATTAAATTTAACTGTTAAGTTAACCGAAAAAGCCGATTTATTTTTAAAATTAAGCCCTCTTTTTTTTATTATTCCACAATCTTTACTCATTATTTATTATTTTAATTTATTCTCAAAGCTTGAAAATCAAGTTACTCCCTCTTTACTTGAAAATAATATAGTAAGCAACGATAATAAACCAAAAGAGAATATTGATACCGAAGAAAATTTTCATGAAAATAAAAAGTATCATCTGCTGTATCAGGAAATCATTGAATATTTTGAAAAATCAAAACCTTATAAGGCATCTGATTTTAACATTCAATCCCTTGCCAAAGCCCTACATACAAATACCTCTTATATTTCCAGAGCTATTAATATCAAAAATGAAAAAGGTTTTAAAGGTCTTTTAAATTATTACCGCATCGAGCAGATAAAAAAAGATTTCATGAACAATCATCAAAAAAAATACACTATAAAACACATTTACACAGAAGCTGGTTTCAGCCATCAGGCATCATTCAACCGTATCTTTAAAGAGCTGGAAGGAATGACTCCAAACGAATTCATTAAAGACATCAAACGAAGAAGCAGAGTATGA
- a CDS encoding helix-turn-helix domain-containing protein, giving the protein MLLFFFYVVSSFAVLNTSKMDYFKEFFKKIEDLIDSRLNQFECKLAEMYHPGGKELMTRDETAEYFGVSLGTLNNWSKSGVLVPINFGGRVYYTRNEIQAKLGLAS; this is encoded by the coding sequence ATGCTTTTGTTTTTCTTTTATGTGGTTTCTAGTTTTGCAGTATTAAATACAAGTAAAATGGACTATTTTAAAGAATTTTTCAAAAAAATCGAGGATTTAATTGATAGTAGATTAAATCAATTTGAGTGTAAACTGGCAGAAATGTATCATCCAGGCGGTAAAGAGTTAATGACAAGAGACGAAACAGCAGAATATTTTGGCGTTTCGCTGGGAACATTAAACAATTGGTCAAAAAGCGGGGTATTGGTTCCTATTAATTTCGGTGGTAGAGTGTACTATACCCGCAATGAAATTCAAGCAAAATTAGGATTGGCTTCTTAG
- a CDS encoding helix-turn-helix domain-containing protein, translating to MSNHFKNIHLGSLIKERTEELQIQTSRICNFLHCTEKDIKEMFLSKSLDSEIILRWSKLLEYDFFRLYSQHLILYAPQAAAGKADSPAKATILPQFRKNIYSKEVIDYVLEIIASGAKTKTQVIEEYNIPKTTLYKWLSKYSKNQA from the coding sequence ATGAGTAATCACTTTAAAAATATTCATTTAGGGTCATTAATAAAAGAAAGAACCGAAGAATTACAAATACAGACTTCCCGTATCTGTAATTTTTTACACTGCACAGAAAAAGATATAAAAGAAATGTTTCTTTCCAAAAGTTTGGACTCAGAAATTATATTACGGTGGAGCAAACTGCTTGAGTATGATTTTTTCAGGCTGTATTCCCAACACCTGATTCTATATGCTCCGCAAGCAGCGGCTGGTAAGGCTGACTCTCCGGCAAAAGCAACAATATTACCTCAGTTTCGGAAAAATATTTACTCCAAGGAAGTTATAGATTATGTTCTTGAAATTATAGCTAGCGGTGCGAAAACCAAAACTCAGGTAATTGAAGAATATAATATTCCTAAAACTACACTGTATAAATGGCTTAGTAAATACAGTAAAAATCAGGCCTAA
- a CDS encoding ParB N-terminal domain-containing protein, translating to MTPKTIQLFDNEYYIIYQHENLTTIWELQDYFPIMEEDVYKQLKNDIKKNGLNDPILYYTTEEGINLVIDGNRRLKICMELELTNIPTKKIKENFGSLEDIRFWMVKNQCQRRNLTIAEKLRLACLHEETIVKKAKENLSRGGRGENVVDNVDTILEIAKLAGVGRTTTARFKAVMKSGLTVIMQQMLKGNLSIASADLHVRKYLKKNASIEVKTDVKMETKTRKESEQIQSEAKKPQYVKDIYEGKHLLKENKVEYLIMAKDQDKLNDFISQQPSLNCAIFIMED from the coding sequence ATGACACCAAAAACAATACAATTATTTGATAATGAATATTACATTATCTATCAACACGAAAATTTGACTACCATTTGGGAACTACAAGATTACTTTCCAATAATGGAAGAAGATGTATATAAACAGTTAAAAAATGATATTAAGAAAAATGGATTGAATGACCCTATTTTATATTATACCACTGAAGAAGGAATCAACTTAGTCATTGATGGAAACAGAAGATTAAAAATCTGTATGGAATTGGAATTGACGAATATTCCAACTAAAAAAATCAAAGAAAACTTTGGAAGTCTGGAAGATATACGATTTTGGATGGTTAAAAACCAATGTCAGAGAAGAAATCTTACAATTGCGGAGAAATTACGACTTGCCTGTTTACATGAAGAAACTATTGTAAAAAAAGCAAAAGAAAATCTTTCCAGAGGAGGCAGAGGTGAGAATGTAGTTGATAATGTTGATACTATTTTGGAAATAGCCAAACTGGCGGGCGTTGGCAGAACAACAACAGCAAGATTTAAAGCAGTAATGAAAAGTGGTTTAACTGTTATTATGCAACAAATGCTTAAAGGAAATTTAAGTATTGCTTCTGCGGATCTTCATGTTCGGAAATATTTGAAGAAAAATGCGAGTATTGAAGTAAAAACAGATGTTAAGATGGAAACTAAAACACGAAAAGAATCTGAGCAAATTCAATCCGAAGCAAAAAAGCCACAATATGTCAAAGATATATACGAGGGTAAGCATCTTTTAAAGGAAAACAAGGTTGAATATCTGATTATGGCTAAGGATCAAGATAAGTTGAATGATTTTATATCTCAACAACCAAGCTTGAATTGCGCTATTTTCATTATGGAGGACTAA
- a CDS encoding RCC1 domain-containing protein: MNVRKFFFPALLLGGVVGLKSQVGINTTDPQGIFHMKNTNSAKQMGVVMPIVDSASITLTPTSTTPVEATVVYDNTAKCLKLKRDATWTDCLLDKAGVSSVVNQILGGGNTGVPITALKIAAGDLYFDNLFISREDSYVYGMGYSTLRSLAKADGPYKPSILLARPAVDISAGYANGLAVLKNGELWAWGYNPYGSLGLDPLSIVNGAYPYNPVSMVSKVPLPAGVKAVRVRTFGNSHTLVLGDDGLLYAAGQNANYRTGLGTNTGNTTAFTVLPFFKNLKTTTGVTVVDFNGSENFGQGVAITSDGKLYVWGNSNSTLRNLASATLNGDIATPTDVSANFNLLAGEKIIRCVVDGYQGLALTSKDKLYGFGYNLAGAIGLGSSNNFSPTEITISGKLTDGTDPIMDLAIEQNAAVVSTKLNIYATGQANGISVLGVGDNNNRSSFTKMTIGTIVPTTYTYGEVALGNYTSLIISGSATTQGGSKVYGSGIGYYNSLGGSVTYPINSPANVTY; the protein is encoded by the coding sequence ATGAATGTAAGAAAATTCTTTTTTCCAGCATTATTATTAGGCGGTGTTGTAGGCCTAAAATCTCAGGTGGGTATAAACACCACAGATCCACAAGGGATTTTTCATATGAAAAACACTAACTCTGCAAAACAAATGGGAGTGGTAATGCCGATCGTGGACTCTGCATCAATTACTTTAACACCAACCAGTACAACCCCGGTAGAAGCTACGGTAGTCTATGATAATACGGCTAAATGTTTAAAATTAAAGAGAGATGCAACTTGGACAGATTGCTTATTAGACAAAGCCGGTGTATCGTCTGTAGTCAATCAGATTTTAGGTGGCGGCAATACGGGTGTACCTATTACAGCCTTAAAAATTGCGGCAGGTGATCTGTACTTTGACAACCTTTTTATCAGTCGGGAAGACAGTTATGTATACGGAATGGGATACTCAACTCTTAGGTCATTAGCAAAAGCAGACGGTCCTTATAAACCCAGTATTCTTTTAGCAAGACCAGCAGTGGATATTTCTGCGGGCTACGCAAATGGTTTGGCTGTTCTAAAAAATGGAGAGCTTTGGGCCTGGGGATACAATCCTTATGGATCTCTTGGGCTTGATCCGCTTTCAATTGTCAATGGTGCTTATCCATACAATCCTGTATCGATGGTTTCCAAAGTACCTTTACCTGCAGGAGTTAAAGCTGTACGGGTAAGAACTTTCGGGAATTCACATACGCTTGTACTGGGAGATGATGGTTTATTGTATGCAGCAGGACAAAATGCCAATTACAGAACCGGTTTAGGAACCAATACCGGAAATACAACCGCATTTACCGTATTGCCTTTTTTCAAAAACCTGAAAACTACCACAGGGGTAACCGTAGTTGATTTTAATGGTTCTGAAAACTTTGGACAGGGAGTAGCCATAACTTCCGATGGTAAGTTATATGTTTGGGGAAATAGTAACAGTACACTGAGAAATCTGGCTTCAGCTACTTTAAATGGTGATATTGCGACTCCAACAGATGTATCGGCTAATTTCAATTTATTGGCAGGTGAAAAAATCATCCGTTGTGTAGTTGATGGCTATCAGGGCCTTGCCTTAACCAGCAAAGACAAACTGTATGGGTTTGGATATAATCTTGCCGGGGCTATCGGATTGGGATCCAGTAATAACTTTTCTCCAACAGAAATTACCATTTCAGGTAAACTTACGGATGGAACAGATCCTATCATGGATTTAGCAATAGAACAAAATGCAGCTGTTGTTTCTACCAAGCTTAATATATATGCAACAGGACAAGCTAACGGAATTAGTGTACTAGGAGTAGGTGATAATAATAACCGTTCATCATTTACCAAAATGACTATAGGTACTATTGTTCCTACCACATATACTTATGGTGAGGTCGCGTTAGGAAATTATACTTCGCTGATCATTTCCGGGTCGGCAACAACGCAGGGCGGTTCTAAGGTATATGGTTCTGGAATTGGATATTATAACTCTTTAGGCGGCTCTGTTACCTATCCTATCAACAGCCCGGCAAATGTGACCTATTAG
- a CDS encoding tyrosine-type recombinase/integrase, whose protein sequence is MAKTKRYNNETGSVNYRLAEPKKEISRIMGRYSFKDLKVDFSTGLKVAPSSWDTDSKTVTSGGDKREINQKLAKFKTSIVDSHKNFNEHYKRLPTKDELKTIIDNALSGKHLTTVQKSKKSFDDVFQEFMRVTELKITRAVTSGQKPLHRSYVSSFSVMYQDLKDFANENNIFLDIDKFDELQCLEFQNWLLDTERVKSLNTLKTRIKRLSQIQKRAFEKGYTDNRSYMQDEYKVKVPPTFHSVLTEPEIKILYEHDFSDAPRLERVRDMFVLGCHTSLRFGDITRIESGHIDHSSKTVSILLKKGSGVDSYKTVRFSFFGYAGDILSKYNDDIKSIAISNQNTNEYLKELFRAVPYFNEKIVTRERPTNEGVVFETINFADKIAFHDSRRSFCTNRYMEGWDLLEIWQYTGHTDESVFKTYFKPTFEHEQIRQESIKARNEKLQRVDLQAKQIQDLHERMLKMQELYESGNIEQLAEIININKNIS, encoded by the coding sequence ATGGCAAAAACAAAAAGATATAACAACGAAACAGGGAGTGTTAATTACAGATTAGCAGAACCTAAAAAAGAAATCTCCCGAATCATGGGGCGGTATTCGTTTAAAGATTTGAAAGTAGATTTTTCAACAGGTCTGAAAGTTGCTCCGAGCAGTTGGGATACCGATTCTAAAACGGTTACTTCTGGCGGAGATAAAAGAGAAATTAACCAAAAACTGGCTAAATTCAAAACGTCCATAGTGGACTCCCATAAAAATTTCAATGAGCATTACAAGCGTCTGCCAACAAAGGACGAGTTAAAAACGATTATAGATAATGCACTGTCAGGAAAGCACCTTACTACTGTACAGAAAAGCAAGAAATCTTTTGATGATGTGTTCCAGGAGTTCATGAGAGTAACGGAACTTAAAATTACACGTGCTGTTACATCGGGTCAAAAACCTCTGCATAGAAGTTATGTATCATCTTTCAGTGTGATGTATCAGGATTTAAAAGATTTTGCAAATGAAAACAATATCTTTCTGGATATCGATAAATTTGATGAGTTGCAATGCCTGGAGTTTCAGAACTGGTTGCTTGATACGGAAAGAGTAAAATCATTAAATACGCTGAAAACCCGAATCAAAAGACTGTCACAGATACAGAAAAGAGCTTTTGAAAAAGGCTATACGGATAACAGAAGCTATATGCAGGATGAATACAAAGTCAAAGTACCGCCAACGTTTCATTCGGTGCTGACAGAGCCTGAAATCAAAATACTGTACGAACATGATTTTTCCGATGCTCCGAGATTAGAGAGAGTTCGGGATATGTTTGTTCTGGGTTGTCATACTTCACTTAGATTCGGAGATATTACCCGTATTGAGAGCGGACATATTGACCACAGCAGTAAAACAGTCAGTATTCTGTTAAAAAAAGGTTCAGGAGTAGATAGTTATAAGACAGTCCGTTTCTCGTTTTTTGGCTATGCGGGAGATATCCTGAGTAAGTATAATGACGACATCAAGAGTATAGCCATATCCAACCAGAATACCAATGAGTACCTGAAAGAACTGTTTAGAGCTGTGCCTTATTTCAATGAAAAGATAGTTACTCGTGAACGTCCAACCAATGAGGGAGTAGTGTTTGAAACGATAAACTTTGCAGATAAAATAGCCTTTCATGATTCTCGTAGGAGTTTTTGTACCAACCGATATATGGAAGGCTGGGATTTACTTGAAATATGGCAGTATACAGGGCATACGGATGAATCTGTTTTCAAAACGTACTTTAAACCGACCTTTGAACACGAGCAGATAAGACAGGAGAGCATCAAAGCCCGAAACGAAAAACTTCAAAGAGTTGATTTACAGGCAAAGCAGATTCAGGACTTACACGAAAGAATGCTAAAGATGCAGGAACTTTATGAGAGTGGAAACATAGAGCAGTTGGCAGAAATCATTAATATCAACAAAAATATTTCTTAA